gcgctgccccagccccgctcccttTTCCCAGCTGCCAAACCGCTGCGTTCCGTGCCAGCTTTTCTCCCCAAGCTCCTTTGGCGCTGTTGGTGTGACCGTCACGTGCCGCGGGAGGGTGACCGGGCAGCGCCGGGTGTCCCCGTGCCCGCAGCGTCCCCCTGCACAGCACCAGCCGGGCTGGGTGACAgaggggacacccagggatgtcaccagcacagctgggagccCATCAGTGCGGCATCTCCTAAATAACCCTTTTGAATCAGCTCTCCTGATTATTTCCTGGCTGTTCTTTCAccctgcagacagcagcaggCTGCTGGGGAGGCGGCGGCCGGGCTACGGGACGCTGCAGCCAGACGCTGAGAAATCCCACATGGTAGGTCCCAGGGCTTCACCGTGGGGAGGGAGGCACAAGAATTGCGTGTTATCTGCAAAAACAGTGGTTTTCCAGCCCCAGAATGACTTGGTTGCTGTCTGCTAGGAGGATTGGGACTTTTATTGATTTAGATGCTTGATAATTTTAATGTTGGGTTATTTTGGGGATAAGCGTCCCTGTAAAGGTGGGTTTTCTGTCTGCCAGGAGGTGACGGGCTACCAGACCAAGCGGTGGCGGGTGGCCCTGTGCCACGCGGGCTCCGTGCTCACCGCCGGGCTGCTCCTCGTCCTCTTCCACTGGAAACCCAGCCTGGAGGTGCAGGCGAAGTGCAAACCCTGCGCCCTCGGCCAGGCCGACTGGGTCATCATCAGGGTGAGTCCCAAACTGGGGCGCGGACTCTGCCACCGGCGTCCTGGGAGGGCCTTGGGCATGTCCCTTGATGTCCCTTGTCACCTCCCCACACTGTGTTTGACATCTCAAGCAACGTGCTACCCCAGAGCCAAGTTATTCCAGGAATAATTATTATATAGAACGTAATGTGATTTAATATaatatcttaatttttattattatttatttatctatttattatttaatataatataatgcAATATAATGTAGTTTGTTATAATATAACATGGTATAATATAGTGTAATATAACGTCACATAACATGATGTAATgtaatataatttaatataacGTGATATAACATGATATGACATAACGTAATATAACGTCACATAATGTGATGTAATATAATGTAATATGTGATATAACATAATATAACATCACGTAATGTGATATAACgtaaaataatgtaatataaCGTGATATGATATGATGTAATATAATGTCATGTAATGTGATGTAATATTATGTAATATAATGTAACATAACGTGATGTAACATGATATAATGTGACATAATATAATGTGATACAATATAATGTAACATAATATAATGTGATACAACGTGATATAATGTAATGTAACATAACAGGATAAAATGTAACATAATGGAACATTACATAATGTGATATAGCATGAtctaatgtaatgtaatgtaacaATCACATAAAGTGGTACAATGTAATATAACATAATAACATGATATAATGcgatataatataatataatctgataataatataatattattCCTGGAATAATCCCGTGCTTGCCCCTTCCATAGCAGCCAACCTGCCTTTGCATTTCCCTTGATCATCCCTGAAACCCACCGGTCACCTGGGACAGGTCACTGGGGACTCCCTGTGACACTGTCCCCATGCAAAGGAACGGGGGGGGACACCCGGGGACCCCCATTTCCCTCTGCTCAGCCCCACGCTGTGTTGCAGGACCGATTTGgacagtgcttcaccacccgTGTGTGTGCAGAGCCGCTGGGTGAGGGCAGGTGAGATACCAGTGGGGGCTCCCCGAGATTTCGGCTACAGGGAGGGGGTGTTTGCagtgggggaggggggaataacGCTTGGTTTGGCATCCCGAGCAGCCTGGAGCATCACCCCGGGGCCAGGCTGGAGGACCGGAGGAGCAGCATCGCCATCGGCGTgtcggaggaggaggagagcagggacaCCGTCCggctgcaggagagggaggaggtaacgtctggagaacaggagctgaggggagaccttctgatctctgaactgcctgaaaggagcttggagccaggggggtcgggctctgctccccaggaacaagcgccaggagcagaggaaacggcctcaagttgcgccaggggaggttgaggttggatgtgggaacaatttcttgcccaaagggctgtggggcattggaacaggctgcccagggcagtgctggagtcaccatccctgaagggctggacagacagacatgaggttcttggggacgtgggttgggttatggttggactcaaggatcctgaggtcttttccaaccaaaacgattctttGATTCCTGCCTCCCATGGCATGGGCTGCTCTTGTGTCCCTCTAACACCTTACTTTTCCCATCCTGCCCTGCTCAGAAGAACATCTTGCGGTATTACCTCTTTGAGGGCATGCGCTACGTCTGGATGGAGCAGCGGCAGGCATTCTGCAAAGTCAGGTATTTCTCCATCCCCTCTGCCCCAGCAAtcctcgctgcatgtctctgctCCTCTCCTTGACCCCTCAGCCCCCCCAGGAATAATCCTGACCTGGCTGGAAGCCACAGAACTGCACTGGAGCTTTTCTCCACGCTGTGAAACCTTTGGAGCCCATCCCCGGGGTGTTGGGTCGGGGAAGCAGCGCTGCCTCTGGCCCTGAGTTGTTGATGTTCCCTGTCTTTGTGGGTGAAGTATTTTGGCAGAAGACCTATGCTGGATGGTCCCACCGTGCTGTGCTGCTTGCAGCTCTCCAAACTGTGCCCCTTTTGTCCCTGCTCCTCAGCAGATGCCAAGGAACAAGATGCTCTCCCTTACtcaaaggggtttttttagttgttgCCAAGGACTTGGCCGTGGGTTTTGTTCTGCCAGGCCAGGCTCCTGCTGACTTTGActccatttctctgttttttctttcccctcggCCTTGCCAGTGTCTTGGATGAAGGTTGGACCTGCGCAGATCTCCACCTCTCCCAGGCTGGGCTTGACCAGCAAGACCACAATACCAGGTAGAATcatcaaatcacagaatggttcatattgaagggcccttcccagctcccccagtgccccccctgccatgagcagggacatcttcaccagctcaggttgctcagagccccgtccagcctggcctgggatgtctccagggatggttcatccaccacctctctgggaacccgggccaggctctcaccaccctcagggccaacaatttcttcctcctgtccagcctgaatctcccattttagtttaaaccatcaccccttgtcctatcacaaccgGCCCACATGGGATCTCCCAGCCCTCTGGGACACCCAAGCAGTGCAGATAAAGCTTTTCCAGGGGCTGGTGAATTCTggaatctgtttttttcttgcaccTAGACCTCAAAACATATGACAGCCGGGTCAGCTGCATTTCCCTGGCTTGGCTTCTCCACATCACCAGGCTCCTGTGGAGTTCTGGTCAGCGTGAGGGCCCCCCAGGATGGAAATGCAGCTTTTCCCCAGCACCCATTTGCTTCcccctttgcttttttctctcctgtttgcAGAACGAAGATCTACGGACCAAACCTCATTGAGGTGCCAGTCAAGTCCTACGCCAGGCTCTTGGTGGAGGAGGTGTGTGTGCATTGATGGGCCTGGCTGTGAAAACACTGAGTTGTCCCAGGGCAGATCCTGCCCCATCTCCATGTCCCTCACTTTGTGGGCTTTTCCTCTctggtggggaggagaggaCTTCAGGACTATTTTGGGGCAGAGAtcagagaaggcagagctgtGGAGGGGACCTGTCCCACCTCTTAGCTCAGACACGAGCATCCCCAGAGGTGGCTGAGCATCCTCAGCAGTCCTGACCATAGAGCAAAGCCGGGGAGGATGGAGAGTTTGGAAGAAATCAGCTCATTTATCCCCAGGGAAGGGCCAGTTTCCCCTCTGCATGAGCAGTTGTCCCTCGAGGAGCCTGGAGGTCTCATGGTGGGCTGGAGGAAGCTCTGACCCTTCAAAATCTGctctttctccttgttctctTCCAGGTTCTCAACCCCTTCTACATCTTCCAAGTGTTCAGCATCGTGCTGTGGGTCTGCGATGCCTATTACTACTACGCCGCCTGCATCTTCCTCATCTCCACCATCTCCTTAGGGCTGTCCCTCTACGAGACGAGGAAGGTGGGTGGTGGGTTTGGGACATGCAGCTCTCAGAAAACAGCCCGTTTTCTGATGCTGTTTGACCTccgtgctgctgctgagctcccTCTGAGCCCAGCTGGGTGAACACAACCCATATTCCAATGCTGGGGCAggttttctcctccttcatCCGCGGTCCTGAGCTTTTGAGACCTGTTTAATGAAGCTTTGCTGCACGTTTTGAGCTGCCCAGGAGTGGCTGGTAACTTCTCCCTCCCTTGCAGCAAAGTGCCACCCTGCAAAACATGGCCAAGATGTCGGTTGGTGTCCGGGTCCGTCGTCCCGAAGGAGGTGAGTGCAATGTCCACAAGGAGTGAGGGCTCACGAAGCCATTTGGGATGGTGCTGCGATGACACCTCCGATGCTACTGGCTCAGGGGAGAGTggctggaaaaggacctgggggtgttggtgacagcggctgaacatgagccagtgtgtgcccaggtggccaaaaaggccaccagcatcctggctggtaccagcactggtgtggccagcaggcccagggcagcgaccgtccctgtgctgggcacagtGAGGCCAAACCGCGAATcctggggcagttttgggcccctcagggctcaaaatggcggcaccaagatcacctcagggctcaaaatggtggccagaggggtggcgggatcacctcacaccaagaaaggccttgaggtgctggagcgagtggagtggagggaacggagctggtgaggggctggagcacaagtgtgatggagcggctgagggacctggggggttcagctggagaacaggagctgaggggagaccttctgatctctgaactgcctgaaaggagcttggagccaggggggtcgggctctgctccccaggaacaagcgccaggagcagaggaaacggcctcaagttgcgccaggggaggttgaggttggatgtggggaacaatttcttccccaaagggctgtggggcattggaacaggctgcccagggcagtgctggagtcaccatccctggagggctggacagacggacatgaggttctcaggacatggggcaggggcaggggtgGGGAACACTTTGACTCGGTCATCTTGAGggtttttccaaccaaaatgacgtGCCGGAGCATGGCTGTGTTTTTCCCAGAGGAGACGGTCACCTCCGCAGAACTGGTGCCAGGCGACTGCATCAGCCTCCCCACGGATGGGACACTGGTCCCGTGTGACGCGGCGCTACTGACGGGCGAGTGCATGGTCAACGAGAGCATGCTGACGGGTGAGAGCCCCAGGACGGGGAATTTTTTGGGAGCAGCCCCTTCCCATCAGGCTGGGCGGATCCTGACCCCCCCAGGGTGATTAAACCCCTCTCCATGCTGTTCCCCGCCACAGGGGAGAGCGTGCCGGTGATGAAAACCCCTCTCCCGGCGGGCAGCGGCGTCTATTCCCCCGAGGAGCACCGGCGGCACACCTTGTTCTGCGGGACGCAGGTCATCCAAGCCAAGTCGTACGTGGGCAGAGACGTGCTGGCTGTGGTGACCCGCACAGGTGAGGATagagaaaaaacaccaaaataggtgtgtagatgaggttctcagggacatgggttagtgccagggttggggcaatggttggactcgatgatcttgaggggcttttccaacccaagtGATTCTATAATTATATGAAGAGCCAGGATTAAGCCATGTATTTAGAGCGATGATTACATATTTACCTCCTTCCTGTCTTCCACAGGGTTCTGCACTGCCAAAGGGGATCTCATCAGCTCCATCCTCTACCCCAAACCCGTGAGCTTCAAGTTCTACAAGGATGCTGTGAAGTTTGTCCTGTTCCTCGCCGTCCTGGGTACGTCTGAGGGTGGAGGCATGGCCAGGAGCAGCCAAACTCCTCTTTAGATGGTTGAACCCACCCTTCATCATCTGCTTTGTGTTGTAACCGAGCCCGTTCTCCTCCCCCACAGCTTTTATCGGCACGCTGTACAGCATCCTCATCTTGGTGAAAAACCAGGTAGGGTTGTTGGAGCTGGTGAATCctcagtttgggttgaagggaccttcaaagctaaTCCAGTCCCATCCctaccatgagcagggacatcttcagcagctcaggttgctcagagccccgtccagcctggcctgggatgtctccagggatggttcatccaccacctctctggccaacctgggccaggctctcaccaccctcaggggcaacaaatTGAATCCTTGAGTGTAGGGTGGAGATGGGTGAGGGCTGTCAGGATGCCCAACCTTCTTCTTCCCCACCCACCAGGTCCCCGTGGGGCAAATCATCATCCGCGCCCTCGACCTCATCACTGTCATCGtgcccccagctctcccagctgcGATGACCGTGGGCACCATCTACGCCCAGAACAGGCTGAAGAAACAAGGAATCTTCTGCATCAGCCCTCCTCGAATCAACCTCTGCGGGAAGATCCGCCTGGTTTGCTTCGACAAGGTGAGTCTTGGGCACAATGGGACCACAGTTTCCGCCTTGGGGGGGCTCGTCTGGACCCATTGTCCCCTCCCCACAGACGGGAACCCTGACGGAGGAAGGTCTGGATGTCTGGGGAGTGGTCCCACTGGAGAACAACCACTTCATGCCCATCGTCCACGAGCCCCGCTGCCTGCCCGCCGGTCCCTTGCTCTACTCTCTTGCCGCCTGTCACACCATCACGCTGCTGCGGGCACAGCCCATTGGGGACCCTGTGGACCTCAAGATGGTGGAGTCCACTGGCTGGGTGAGACAAGCAGTGGGCAAAGCTGCGGGTCTGTAAAGAAGGAGGTATCAGATCTCTGGAACAATTTCTTGCTGGAAAgagctgtggggcattggaacaggctgcccagggcagtgctggagtcaccatccctggagggttggacagacggacatgaggttct
This genomic interval from Columba livia isolate bColLiv1 breed racing homer chromosome 21, bColLiv1.pat.W.v2, whole genome shotgun sequence contains the following:
- the ATP13A2 gene encoding polyamine-transporting ATPase 13A2 isoform X3; this encodes MQRETRGANKRAERPGELSLCSPWRCPSPAPFSQLPNRCVPCQLFSPSSFGAVGVTVTCRGRVTGQRRVSPCPQRPPAQHQPGWVTEGTPRDVTSTAGSPSVRHLLNNPFESALLIISWLFFHPADSSRLLGRRRPGYGTLQPDAEKSHMEVTGYQTKRWRVALCHAGSVLTAGLLLVLFHWKPSLEVQAKCKPCALGQADWVIIRDRFGQCFTTRVCAEPLGEGSLEHHPGARLEDRRSSIAIGVSEEEESRDTVRLQEREEKNILRYYLFEGMRYVWMEQRQAFCKVSVLDEGWTCADLHLSQAGLDQQDHNTRTKIYGPNLIEVPVKSYARLLVEEVLNPFYIFQVFSIVLWVCDAYYYYAACIFLISTISLGLSLYETRKQSATLQNMAKMSVGVRVRRPEGEETVTSAELVPGDCISLPTDGTLVPCDAALLTGECMVNESMLTGESVPVMKTPLPAGSGVYSPEEHRRHTLFCGTQVIQAKSYVGRDVLAVVTRTGFCTAKGDLISSILYPKPVSFKFYKDAVKFVLFLAVLAFIGTLYSILILVKNQVPVGQIIIRALDLITVIVPPALPAAMTVGTIYAQNRLKKQGIFCISPPRINLCGKIRLVCFDKTGTLTEEGLDVWGVVPLENNHFMPIVHEPRCLPAGPLLYSLAACHTITLLRAQPIGDPVDLKMVESTGWEKGLFQTTYGVDRAWFLPGRALPSQHLPWFQRLEMMEEEEGELPACQQFGTKVLAVMKPPPEEEQPRDRKHQSPLGILRRFPFSSSLQRMSVLVKLPGEALAHVYTKGAPEMVASLCRKETGDNMLTAVNVARSCRMVEAKEGVIFISASPPGHDKPAALKFVLAEHSQGEEQLEGLQRRDGCCLQPQPCHFALNGKSFAVVCEHFPDLLPKILIRATVFARMSPDQKTQLVCSLQELNYCVGMCGDGANDCGALKAADVGISLSEAEASVASPFTSRVANIECVPTIIREGRCSLVTSFGVFKYMALYSLVQFVSVLLLYTINTNLSDFQFLFFDLIITTTVAVLMGRTGPAQDLGVERPQGALISVLVLGSLLLQTTLLITVQVLSYFVTVSQSWFVPLNSTVTAPQNLPNYENTVLFCITGFQYLILAVAMSKGYPFREPLYTNVLFLVVLILLFGLMVWLTLYPLGFPKTLLKLQSIDDLNFKLLLLGIAVLNFFAAFVLETALDHGLLSCLRKLRRKKASKKLFKRLEKELSQQQPSWPPLNEPLFATPKMSIAVR
- the ATP13A2 gene encoding polyamine-transporting ATPase 13A2 isoform X2, translated to MQRETRGANKRAERPGELSLCSPWRCPSPAPFSQLPNRCVPCQLFSPSSFGAVGVTVTCRGRVTGQRRVSPCPQRPPAQHQPGWVTEGTPRDVTSTAGSPSVRHLLNNPFESALLIISWLFFHPADSSRLLGRRRPGYGTLQPDAEKSHMEVTGYQTKRWRVALCHAGSVLTAGLLLVLFHWKPSLEVQAKCKPCALGQADWVIIRDRFGQCFTTRVCAEPLGEGSLEHHPGARLEDRRSSIAIGVSEEEESRDTVRLQEREEKNILRYYLFEGMRYVWMEQRQAFCKVSVLDEGWTCADLHLSQAGLDQQDHNTRTKIYGPNLIEVPVKSYARLLVEEVLNPFYIFQVFSIVLWVCDAYYYYAACIFLISTISLGLSLYETRKQSATLQNMAKMSVGVRVRRPEGEETVTSAELVPGDCISLPTDGTLVPCDAALLTGECMVNESMLTGESVPVMKTPLPAGSGVYSPEEHRRHTLFCGTQVIQAKSYVGRDVLAVVTRTGFCTAKGDLISSILYPKPVSFKFYKDAVKFVLFLAVLAFIGTLYSILILVKNQVPVGQIIIRALDLITVIVPPALPAAMTVGTIYAQNRLKKQGIFCISPPRINLCGKIRLVCFDKTGTLTEEGLDVWGVVPLENNHFMPIVHEPRCLPAGPLLYSLAACHTITLLRAQPIGDPVDLKMVESTGWRLEMMEEEEGELPACQQFGTKVLAVMKPPPEEEQPRDRKHQSPLGILRRFPFSSSLQRMSVLVKLPGEALAHVYTKGAPEMVASLCRKETVPVDFSQMLRHYTTDGFRVLALACKPLSTVSTFEQALQLPRDSAESSLTFLGFLVMKNVLKPESAPVIHLLRNANIRPVMVTGDNMLTAVNVARSCRMVEAKEGVIFISASPPGHDKPAALKFVLAEHSQGEEQLEGLQRRDGCCLQPQPCHFALNGKSFAVVCEHFPDLLPKILIRATVFARMSPDQKTQLVCSLQELNYCVGMCGDGANDCGALKAADVGISLSEAEASVASPFTSRVANIECVPTIIREGRCSLVTSFGVFKYMALYSLVQFVSVLLLYTINTNLSDFQFLFFDLIITTTVAVLMGRTGPAQDLGVERPQGALISVLVLGSLLLQTTLLITVQVLSYFVTVSQSWFVPLNSTVTAPQNLPNYENTVLFCITGFQYLILAVAMSKGYPFREPLYTNVLFLVVLILLFGLMVWLTLYPLGFPKTLLKLQSIDDLNFKLLLLGIAVLNFFAAFVLETALDHGLLSCLRKLRRKKASKKLFKRLEKELSQQQPSWPPLNEPLFATPKMSIAVR
- the ATP13A2 gene encoding polyamine-transporting ATPase 13A2 isoform X9, with amino-acid sequence MSSDSSRLLGRRRPGYGTLQPDAEKSHMEVTGYQTKRWRVALCHAGSVLTAGLLLVLFHWKPSLEVQAKCKPCALGQADWVIIRDRFGQCFTTRVCAEPLGEGSLEHHPGARLEDRRSSIAIGVSEEEESRDTVRLQEREEKNILRYYLFEGMRYVWMEQRQAFCKVSVLDEGWTCADLHLSQAGLDQQDHNTRTKIYGPNLIEVPVKSYARLLVEEVLNPFYIFQVFSIVLWVCDAYYYYAACIFLISTISLGLSLYETRKQSATLQNMAKMSVGVRVRRPEGEETVTSAELVPGDCISLPTDGTLVPCDAALLTGECMVNESMLTGESVPVMKTPLPAGSGVYSPEEHRRHTLFCGTQVIQAKSYVGRDVLAVVTRTGFCTAKGDLISSILYPKPVSFKFYKDAVKFVLFLAVLAFIGTLYSILILVKNQVPVGQIIIRALDLITVIVPPALPAAMTVGTIYAQNRLKKQGIFCISPPRINLCGKIRLVCFDKTGTLTEEGLDVWGVVPLENNHFMPIVHEPRCLPAGPLLYSLAACHTITLLRAQPIGDPVDLKMVESTGWRLEMMEEEEGELPACQQFGTKVLAVMKPPPEEEQPRDRKHQSPLGILRRFPFSSSLQRMSVLVKLPGEALAHVYTKGAPEMVASLCRKETGDNMLTAVNVARSCRMVEAKEGVIFISASPPGHDKPAALKFVLAEHSQGEEQLEGLQRRDGCCLQPQPCHFALNGKSFAVVCEHFPDLLPKILIRATVFARMSPDQKTQLVCSLQELNYCVGMCGDGANDCGALKAADVGISLSEAEASVASPFTSRVANIECVPTIIREGRCSLVTSFGVFKYMALYSLVQFVSVLLLYTINTNLSDFQFLFFDLIITTTVAVLMGRTGPAQDLGVERPQGALISVLVLGSLLLQTTLLITVQVLSYFVTVSQSWFVPLNSTVTAPQNLPNYENTVLFCITGFQYLILAVAMSKGYPFREPLYTNVLFLVVLILLFGLMVWLTLYPLGFPKTLLKLQSIDDLNFKLLLLGIAVLNFFAAFVLETALDHGLLSCLRKLRRKKASKKLFKRLEKELSQQQPSWPPLNEPLFATPKMSIAVR